A stretch of DNA from Coccidioides posadasii str. Silveira chromosome 1, complete sequence:
TCCGTTTGGCTAGGATGCCGTCGAAGCTAAGCACGCCGGTCCTGACGGTGGACCCGGCGAAGATACACGAGGTTGATACGAGGAGTGCAGAGTCTCTTCATGGAATGTGGATGGGTAAGTATATCTCGCTATTTCGCTTTGGGTGAATATAAATGTTTTTGGAGTTCATGCGGCGGAAACTGTGCGACGGCAAGGTGCTGACTCGAAGTCTTGCAGTGTTCTCCCGGTGCGCAGACTATATGGAAGAAGGCAGACGGCTAGAAAACCTGAGCTGGAGATTGTGGAACCTAGAGACATTTTGCACATCTCCGCCGACAAGGTTTCAGAAGCGCAGGATAGACAGATTGCGCCGCGAATCCAAGGATATCCCTGAACTATCGACAAGCGTGGACTCGGCCGCCTCCGATGAAGCTGAGCGGATTGAAAGCCAAATCAAGTCGCCACCCAAGGACATGGACATCAAACCCAGGATCCTTGGAGTGGACCCGATGCTGAGCATGAGCCGCGGCAGAGAGCGACACATCACCTCAATAGGCTTGGAAAAGATGGTATACAAGATCAAGGAGAAAAAGTCCCTGGAGCCCATCGCTGCTTTACCCACATCTTCGCCACAGGAACAACAATCCCAGCAACAATCGTTGGACATCACGCCACGCGCCGCGTCCCCTACCCCAACCCCCAAAGTACGGAACGCTTGGGAATCAGTCAAACCCCATCATTCTACGGATTCTTGCTCGACAGTCGCGCTCGAAGCAAACGATAGTGAAGCCAGCCGGACTCCAGCCTCAGATACAAGCGTCTCATCAGCAGGTATCGTCAACTCTTCGAGCGTCGTCCGAGGATTCTCCCCATCCCATATCTCTTCATCTTATCGATCCAAGACTCAGCTTAATACTGGACTCGTTGCTCCTAAGCCGATGACCGCGATTAAACCTTCTCctttgaagaagaagggCATGTTCACGCTCGGCGGTTCATCTGGTGACGACGAGAGCTCATTCGAAGACCGAATGGCGATCAAACCTCAGAGAAGCTCACTGACCGATGGTTTGCACAAATCCACACTTTCCCAGCAGATGCAAACCGATCTTAAGGCCGCGCCTCCTTCAGACGCAGCGAAATCCACCAAGGAGAGCACAGATGACGAGGCAGCCATTGAAACCGATGATGAAGACATCCCTGAGAGCGCAATCGACGATGATTCTGACTGGGAGGATTCTGTCACCGAAAGCGGCCGATCAAGCCTTGACGAAAAGGAGCTCTTCCAGCGAGTCGATTCTCGACCAAATCTAGTCTCACGTCCCTCGTTGCTAACGATGATGATGCACCAACCCCAACAGACTTTAGTGTCGGGAAAAGGTCGAAACCATAACTCGCGATCTACCCCTGCCCTTCAGCGATCTCGGTTGGCTTCACCAAACCACCAATCCTCGGATGAAGATGACGACGAGAACACCCTGACCATGAGAGGACCCGAAGTCCCTCGCTCCAAGCCAATTGTCGTCAAATCTGTACCGATGCACTCGATAGCCCATTCGCCACGCACTACGCGACGAAACATGCTTGCTACGGAACTCACAGAGTCATTAAGGCGACACCTACTTTGGGAACGCCAGCAAAAGACGGCGCCAGCCGCTGCTGCCTTCAAACGGCGGCACACAGCTCACGATATGGCTAATCTACAAGAGTATCCTGGTCCGAAACCTTCGACGGAGGAACAGCAACAACCACAGCGACAGCCTCCTCAAGCGGTACACTCATCGGTCCAGCAGGTGAAGGATAAGGAAACCTCGAAGAACAATTCGTGGAATCACTACTTCGACTACGGCCCTTGGGAATACCATGTCAAAGGCTGGTAGAGTGGTCCGTGTTTTGATTTTCGAGCTGTGCCTTCTGCCTTTTCCACATTCTCAGTGATACCCCGCCGGTTGACATCGACCGTGTACAGATAATCTTACgagttcttctttttcctcctcGATACCCTTAGTCGCCTGATTCCTATCTCTATGACACCAACAATTGCGATCATCCTGCATCCGAATGCCTTATTTTCTGTGTTCACCGTCCAATGTTTATTCTAATTTTACGACCTGTTGTGTGTTTATTATTGCATGGCCGGGAGCGAGATTTTTTCGTTCATGTGACATTCTTACAAAAGATTTTACCTTCAAGAGGAGTTCACCCcaaaattgaaaaaaaaaaaggaaaaaagaaaaaaaagaaaaaaagaaaaagaaaagaaaagaaaagggcaaATGAACCCTCTCATTCCACTGGACCTGCAGTTGAACACCCAGcttaatttctttttttcttttttttaatccaCATCTACAATGCTTCTTGTACAAGCTttaatttattttctttttttgaatGTAGATATATTCCAAGGGTGGGGTTTCTATTACTATCTCATGGtgtttgtttctttttctttagccaACGGCCTGCGGGATTCATGGACACGGGATCAGATACATATGGACGGGATTGTACAGATCTGAAGAGGCACGCGCCTGAAtcgatatatatatatatatatttttttttgttcaaattaattattattgATTATTTGACTCTTTTCCCATCCTCCTTAAATCTTCTTCTCGTGTCTCGCTTGTCGGCGAACCCGGTCTTGTCCTGGCGTCTCCGTGAATTCAGCCCGGGTATGAACATCTTGATCCTGCCTGCTTGCGTGGTGAGATGGACAGTTTACAGAGCGTTGAGACCTGGAAGTTTTCCGCGGTTATCATTCCGCTCTTAGGAGCCGTGAtgtctcctttttctttttcttccttctttcaAGGTTGTTGTCCACGGTTGGTGGAACAGTACTACATTGCACATACATAAATACGGGCAAGCAGCTTGAGTCATTTCAGCTGTTATGCACATATGTTCGTTGACATCTGTTCGGAATAGATGCAGGGAAGAGCAcgaaaaaaacaataaaataaaataaaataaaataaaaataaaagggTTCAGGTTCTTATTCACATGGACCCTGGCTTTTGTTGTCTTTGAGGCCATCAGTGAAGAAAATTCCCCATCCAAGCTCTTCGTATTGTTTTCGTCACTATTTTTGGATTTGCGGCAGATCCGATGGGCTGCGGCCGTTGGGGGTCGCTGTTTTTTCAGCTCACGTCCCCGTCAGGGACAAGGGTCCATGGGATAAAGGCCAACTCCCACATTCATCCCCATAGTTATGTATAGAGCTGACAAAGGCGTTGGCCAGCGAGTGCAGAAAAAGTAAGCCCGGAGTGACAAGTTATTGCCTTTATCCCGTGCAATAGTAGGATTCCAATAATATAAAATTTTGTCCGATAAATTCTTTCTCTGCaacccccctttttttttcaaacaTTTTGATTTTCCCATCCACCCTGCATGCTTGTTGAGGAATCTAATTTTGTAAAATATCATCCACTTCTGCTTCCTGCACCCTTGCTCTCACTAATGAACTCCCGT
This window harbors:
- a CDS encoding uncharacterized protein (EggNog:ENOG410PI77~COG:S~BUSCO:9375at33183), translating into MPSKLSTPVLTVDPAKIHEVDTRSAESLHGMWMVFSRCADYMEEGRRLENLSWRLWNLETFCTSPPTRFQKRRIDRLRRESKDIPELSTSVDSAASDEAERIESQIKSPPKDMDIKPRILGVDPMLSMSRGRERHITSIGLEKMVYKIKEKKSLEPIAALPTSSPQEQQSQQQSLDITPRAASPTPTPKVRNAWESVKPHHSTDSCSTVALEANDSEASRTPASDTSVSSAGIVNSSSVVRGFSPSHISSSYRSKTQLNTGLVAPKPMTAIKPSPLKKKGMFTLGGSSGDDESSFEDRMAIKPQRSSLTDGLHKSTLSQQMQTDLKAAPPSDAAKSTKESTDDEAAIETDDEDIPESAIDDDSDWEDSVTESGRSSLDEKELFQRVDSRPNLVSRPSLLTMMMHQPQQTLVSGKGRNHNSRSTPALQRSRLASPNHQSSDEDDDENTLTMRGPEVPRSKPIVVKSVPMHSIAHSPRTTRRNMLATELTESLRRHLLWERQQKTAPAAAAFKRRHTAHDMANLQEYPGPKPSTEEQQQPQRQPPQAVHSSVQQVKDKETSKNNSWNHYFDYGPWEYHVKGW